The stretch of DNA AGTTACGGATGGACGCCGGCCTGTGGCATCCGGACGAATCCTCCAAAGTGGCGTGCTTCCCCTCTGTGCATCGGTAATAAGCCACCAACCCCAGGGGGTTTTTACAAAACTGCGTCCTTCCATGGCTGCTGAGCTTTACCTCCGATTCGTCCCTCTCAATCGTGTGGTCTCCATCCACGCGGTCGCCATCTACGCGGTCGCTACCCATGTGGTCTCCATCCATGTGATCGCCATCTACGTGATCATTCTGGTTGCCCTTCTCCTCATTGCTGGAGGACGATGCCGATTTTTTGAAGTACCCTtggaaggaaaatttttttttttttttcttctccattttgtgcgccGTTGAATCGGTGGCCAGCTCGCCGCTCAGCTCTGCCCTAACTGTGTACCTGAGCGTTCTATCTCTGCGTTCTGTCTGTTCGTTCTTATGTGCTGCCTCTACCGTGCTCCCACCGTTATGAGTGATCTCCTCGTCACGAAAGCTATTGGCTGGTGGCTCCCCTCCTTACAATGCGAATGACTATACAGTGAAGCGATCGTTTCGAGGAAAAGTTGGACACGTGGGgtgagaaaaatgttttactTGAGGGTGctcaaaattgtgaagacCGTA from Plasmodium cynomolgi strain B DNA, scaffold: 0903, whole genome shotgun sequence encodes:
- a CDS encoding hypothetical protein (putative); its protein translation is MEKKKKKKFSFQGYFKKSASSSSNEEKGNQNDHVDGDHMDGDHMGSDRVDGDRVDGDHTIERDESEVKLSSHGRTQFCKNPLGLVAYYRCTEGKHATLEDSSGCHRPASIRNYREQGADSPWMFKLKNKQLVDLENKKGEKAKANYCLKLSGKSKCYLQVESDNCLELLGGNY